The following nucleotide sequence is from Mytilus edulis chromosome 13, xbMytEdul2.2, whole genome shotgun sequence.
CATGTGTATCGAAATAGAATGGGATACAAAATAACAAtgcttttctaatatttttttataaatcacttcttgaccaatttcaactAGGTGTTGAcgtaagatttttgattttgtgtCTTCGGACCACGCAGACGATTACGACAACATAGCAATATACGAACCGAAAAaaattgcggtcgtataaaaacaactcTTTGATGGCCAAGTCAACAACCACCTAAACAACAAGCCCTATAAATTTAAGAAAGTATTTTGTTTGGACCACACAGTAAATCAAAAACAAAGTCAAGTATGCGTATCAAATCAGTTCTTTAATTTCGTTGTATACGATACGTCTTCGTTGCCATCGATGGGTCTTACCTGTAAGTCGACTTCTTGGCCGTGAATCGTACTACCGGACGAGCTTACGGTAGACATATGAAATGTGACTGGTCTGGTGGCGAGATTTAGTTTTTTCAATAGCCGCTCATCACACAAAGTTTTATCCGCACCATCGTCTAATAAGGCATACGTTTGACAAGAGTTACCGTCCCCACCCCTTACAAGGACAGGAATAATCCCCAGACAATTTCTGATAAAAGAACTATCAGTGGCAGCACAGTTAACAGAAGGGGAAGCTGTATTATCAGACTCTGGTTTTACCCAACTGTGTAATAATAAATTGTGTTTTACATTACAATCACTGACAGTACATGATTTTGGTTTTCTACAACTATTTGCaaaatgtttaccctttaaaCAATTATAACACAATTTATTTCTACTGACAAATTTCAGTCTATCTGCTAAGTTCATTGACTTGAACTTACTACAAAATTCTATGTACCTACATGTACCATTACAACAAATACACTTTTGCTCATGTGTGACATTTTCACTTGTATGTAAATTATTTGTGGCATATGTCGAGACCTTTTCTCTGACATAATCATGCGGCTTATTTCTCATGCCACTTGAACCTTTAATATCAGCCTTTTCTTTAGTAAGATCAAGCCCATACATAGACGCAGCTATGCGAGATTTCTGATCAATAAATTTTGTAAGATCTGTAAAACGTGGTTCTCTACCTGACTCTGTTATAGAGTGTGCAATATCCACCCATTTTACTCGTAAGTGCATTGGTAACCTCTTTACAATTTTTCTCAAGTTGTCTGAATTATCGATGTCAGAAATAAAACCTAACTGTGATAATGTAATTTCACACTTTTGCATATCAAGGGATAGTTGTGACAAAGAATCTAGATCTTGTGCATTTATCTGTGTTCCATATACCAATTTTTCAATGTATGACCTAGCAATTATATGTGATCTACCATAACGGGAATATAATATTGACCTAGCTCTCTTATAACCATCAGTTGGTTCTAACAATACGCAGTCTTCAATAGAAGACTTTGCTTCACCTTTGCAATATTGA
It contains:
- the LOC139500119 gene encoding uncharacterized protein, whose translation is MDREAHSDGDGHIYEYETVRRQRTTNLSQLTKLYNELEKKMISRDNKETVKNLYVKLCDRFEEFKTAHMNCLDLCPDVHVVETLEMNFDSCQKNLKEFWERFSEWINGSMENIADDEVGSRISSSSSSSSKAKLRTARANRLKAEHKLKKTEEKLKLEREKRELEIKEQLLEKRSELEEAKLEEQMWQEAYDEDNDIINTNQNKGIISERAVSSRRNNILINDDIDIQEVSETKATKTDSDEKCEFTAGSSKSNISSIDSAFQRLASTLQEGFNLPKPELLTFDGKPINYTKFIKNFETNVESRVGDDQMRLSYLIQYCKGEAKSSIEDCVLLEPTDGYKRARSILYSRYGRSHIIARSYIEKLVYGTQINAQDLDSLSQLSLDMQKCEITLSQLGFISDIDNSDNLRKIVKRLPMHLRVKWVDIAHSITESGREPRFTDLTKFIDQKSRIAASMYGLDLTKEKADIKGSSGMRNKPHDYVREKVSTYATNNLHTSENVTHEQKCICCNGTCRYIEFCSKFKSMNLADRLKFVSRNKLCYNCLKGKHFANSCRKPKSCTVSDCNVKHNLLLHSWVKPESDNTASPSVNCAATDSSFIRNCLGIIPVLVRGGDGNSCQTYALLDDGADKTLCDERLLKKLNLATRPVTFHMSTVSSSGSTIHGQEVDLQVRPIDGNEDVSYTTKLKN